From a region of the Chroicocephalus ridibundus chromosome 8, bChrRid1.1, whole genome shotgun sequence genome:
- the TMEM186 gene encoding transmembrane protein 186: MAAARLCRIRTKVCVAPSFGRYLQNQLWTRSWKKEDVRPPCLQSQNWRASAVNHCLVRQREPSLCRCHSAPTAVVPQKAVEEKTEEFKLVYRFPGIKYCRVLSRLKLLQTATTVVTLPPICYLYLQDQVSQTILLYTTGIALFAGAMLYGMSYFFRRIIGLIYLSETGCTVKVAHLTFWGRRNDIYCPIETVMTLDEVGDSKGELLLQFKRYNSTDILYFTIKFGQIVDRQRFTQIFGELESYSR, encoded by the exons ATGGCGGCG GCCAGGCTCTGCAGAATAAGGACTAAAGTCTGCGTGGCACCATCTTTTGGGAGATATCTACAAAACCAGCTCTGGACGAGGTCATGGAAAAAGGAAGATGTTCGCCCGCCCTGCTTGCAGTCACAGAACTGGCGAGCGAGTGCTGTGAATCATTGTCTTGTGAGACAGCGAGAGCCGTCTTTGTGTCGGTGCCATTCGGCCCCCACTGCTGTGGTCCCACAAAAGGCTgtggaggagaaaacagaagaattcaAACTGGTCTACAGGTTTCCAGGGATTAAGTACTGCAGGGTACTGTCCCGACTGAAGCTGTTGCAGACTGCCACCACCGTGGTCACGCTGCCGCCCATCTGCTACCTCTACCTGCAAGACCAGGTTTCACAGACTATCCTCTTATATACAACTGGCATCGCCCTCTTTGCTGGTGCCATGTTGTATGGTATGAGCTACTTTTTCAGACGAATTATTGGATTAATCTACTTAAGTGAAACTGGCTGCACTGTCAAAGTGGCTCACTTGACGTTCTGGGGAAGACGGAATGACATTTACTGTCCCATAGAGACAGTGATGACTTTGGATGAAGTTGGAGATAGCAAGGGGGAGCTACTTCTCCAGTTCAAGCGGTATAATAGTacagatattttatattttacaattaAGTTTGGCCAGATTGTAGACAGACAGAGGTTTACTCAAATATTCGGAGAACTCGAGTCATACAGCAGATAA
- the PMM2 gene encoding phosphomannomutase 2: MAPPAVLCLFDVDGTLTAPRQRITAEMAAFLQQLRRKVRVGVVGGSDFAKMQEQLGDDVVEKFDYVFPENGLVAYKDGKFLGKQSIQGHLGEDILQDLINYCLSYIAKIKLPKKRGTFIEFRNGMLNVSPIGRSCSQEERVEFYELDKKEHIREKFVADLQREFAGKGLTFSIGGQISFDVFPDGWDKRYCLGIVANDGFKTIYFFGDKTMPGGNDYEIFTDSRTEGHSVTSPEDTRRICEELFFK; this comes from the exons ATGGCGCCGCCGGCCGTGCTCTGCCTCTTCGACGTGGACGGCACCCTcaccgccccgcggcag AGGATCACGGCGGAGATGGCcgccttcctgcagcagctgcggcGGAAGGTGCGGGTGGGCGTCGTGGGCGGCTCCGACTTCGCCAAgatgcaggagcagctgggggatgACG TGGTTGAAAAATTCGACTACGTTTTTCCAGAAAACGGTCTTGTAGCATATAAAGATGGTAAATTCTTGGGCAAGCAG AGCATTCAGGGTCACCTGGGCGAGGACATACTTCAGGATCTAATCAACTACTGCCTGAGTTATATTGCAAAGATCAAACTGCCAAAGAAAAG GGGCACTTTTATTGAGTTCCGAAATGGGATGTTAAATGTGTCGCCCATTGGAAGAAGCTGCAGCCAGGAAGAACGAGTTGAGTTCTATGAACTTGATAAA aaggaaCATATAAGAGAGAAATTTGTAGCTGATTTACAAAGAGAATTTGCTGGAAAAGGCCTCACATTTTCTATAG GAGGCCAGATAAGCTTCGATGTGTTCCCAGATGGTTGGGATAAGCGGTACTGCTTAGGAATCGTTGCCAATGATGGATTCAAGactatttatttctttggagATAAGACTATGCCA GGAGGGAATGACTATGAAATTTTCACAGACTCCAGAACAGAAGGCCACAGCGTCACTTCCCCAGAGGATACAAGAAGAATCTGTGAAGAGCTATTTTTTAAATAG